A single genomic interval of Leptidea sinapis chromosome 37, ilLepSina1.1, whole genome shotgun sequence harbors:
- the LOC126975789 gene encoding cytochrome b-c1 complex subunit 6, mitochondrial-like yields MADKVIPVVKAEEEQVEEEELVDPQTELRETCSQKPDAQAAWSKYQECNDRVNSRSNTLETCEEELIDYCEVLDKCVNKDLFKRLK; encoded by the exons ATGGCTGACAAAGTGATACCAGTCGTGAAGGCTGAAGAAGAACAAGTGGAAGAAGAGGAATTGGTTGATCCTCAGACAGAACTTAGG GAAACCTGCTCGCAGAAACCTGATGCTCAAGCAGCATGGTCCAAGTACCAGGAATGCAATGACCGCGTCAACTCCCGATCTAACACCCTGGAGACATGCGAGGAGGAGCTCATTGACTATTGCGAAGTTCTTGACAAATGTGTTAACAAGGACCTGTTCAAAAGGCTAAAGTAG